A window of Candidatus Thermoplasmatota archaeon contains these coding sequences:
- a CDS encoding glycosyltransferase family 2 protein has product MMPLLSIIVPTYNEIENLPTLLKRVKNALHGVDFEMIIVDDDSPDGTADLAEDLRKNYDFLKVVRRENERGLATAVIEGFKNSEGQVLTVMDADLQHPPEKIIELLNKIREGADIVVGSRYIPGGEIENWTFKRKFYSKGARAIAHLLLPKSRKAKDPLSGFFMLRREVLDGAELRPIGYKILLEILIRGNYKKVEEVPITFKDRERGTSSLVFKEYSKYSHHLLRLSWEEGEIMRFVKFGLVGGSGVLVNLGLLWLITERFGMFYLFSASIAIELSILSNFILNDLWTFHDRGKKGMKNAFRRFLKFNLISSPAFPMQLGIMGLLKEFFGYYYMWAAFIAIVIVFIWNFAANNLWTWFK; this is encoded by the coding sequence ATGATGCCATTGCTGTCGATCATCGTGCCGACTTATAACGAAATAGAGAATTTGCCCACCCTCCTCAAGAGAGTGAAAAATGCCTTGCATGGAGTAGATTTTGAGATGATTATCGTCGATGATGACAGCCCCGACGGTACAGCTGACCTGGCTGAAGATTTGAGAAAGAATTATGATTTTCTTAAGGTCGTGAGGAGAGAAAATGAGAGAGGTCTTGCAACGGCCGTTATAGAAGGTTTTAAAAACAGCGAGGGACAGGTGCTCACTGTCATGGATGCAGACCTTCAACACCCCCCGGAAAAAATCATCGAACTGCTAAATAAAATACGGGAAGGAGCAGATATTGTCGTTGGAAGCAGGTACATACCTGGAGGGGAAATAGAAAACTGGACTTTCAAGAGGAAATTTTACTCCAAAGGTGCAAGAGCTATAGCCCATCTCTTGTTACCCAAAAGCAGGAAAGCAAAAGACCCGCTTTCCGGCTTTTTCATGCTGAGACGTGAAGTTCTGGACGGTGCAGAATTGCGTCCAATAGGCTACAAAATACTGCTGGAAATTTTGATCAGAGGAAATTACAAAAAAGTGGAGGAAGTGCCAATAACATTCAAGGACAGGGAGAGAGGAACCAGTTCTTTAGTTTTCAAGGAATACAGCAAATATTCCCATCATCTGCTCCGTCTTTCATGGGAGGAAGGAGAAATAATGCGATTTGTAAAATTTGGATTGGTCGGGGGAAGCGGTGTGTTGGTCAATTTGGGATTATTATGGCTTATAACTGAGAGATTCGGGATGTTTTACCTTTTCTCAGCTTCTATTGCTATAGAGCTATCTATACTTTCTAATTTTATATTAAATGACCTATGGACATTTCACGACAGAGGAAAAAAAGGAATGAAAAATGCTTTTAGGAGATTTCTGAAGTTTAATCTTATCAGTTCTCCAGCGTTTCCAATGCAACTTGGCATTATGGGGCTATTAAAAGAATTTTTCGGATACTACTATATGTGGGCTGCATTTATTGCCATAGTCATAGTTTTCATATGGAATTTCGCTGCCAACAACCTGTGGACCTGGTTCAAGTAG